From a region of the uncultured Propionivibrio sp. genome:
- a CDS encoding TIM barrel protein encodes MIGLGTYAFFWQHSDRAAPPLSLDDMLRRTHDLGGGVFQICDYRAVLDYDAARLQQLKAVAQELGIVLELGTKGIRPDHLAGYLRVAKALGAKVIRSMVTAPDHRPTLSEAEQLLRAQLPAFADADVTIALETYEQLSSRDLVALVEAVGSERLGICLDPANCIAALEHPIEVIHRCAPYVKNLHVKDFAFTRRGGWVGFTLEGTELGTGLLPYDEMIRAVRPEERGIHRIVEHWLTWQDDFEKTVTAENRWNAYNLAFMRQRDEALGKQ; translated from the coding sequence ATGATCGGACTCGGAACCTACGCCTTTTTCTGGCAGCACTCTGACCGCGCCGCGCCGCCGCTCAGCCTGGACGACATGCTGCGACGGACGCACGATCTCGGCGGCGGCGTCTTCCAGATCTGCGACTACCGTGCCGTGCTCGACTACGATGCGGCCCGGTTGCAGCAACTCAAGGCTGTCGCACAGGAACTCGGCATCGTCCTCGAACTCGGCACCAAGGGGATCCGGCCCGATCATCTCGCCGGCTACCTGCGCGTCGCCAAGGCGCTCGGCGCCAAGGTCATCCGCAGCATGGTCACCGCGCCCGACCACCGGCCAACGCTATCGGAAGCGGAACAACTGCTGCGTGCGCAACTGCCGGCGTTTGCCGATGCCGATGTCACAATTGCGCTGGAAACCTACGAGCAACTCAGTTCACGCGACCTCGTCGCACTGGTCGAAGCGGTCGGCAGCGAGCGGCTCGGCATCTGCCTCGACCCGGCCAATTGCATCGCCGCGCTTGAGCATCCGATCGAGGTCATCCACCGCTGCGCGCCGTATGTCAAGAACCTGCACGTCAAGGACTTCGCCTTCACGCGCCGGGGCGGCTGGGTCGGTTTCACGCTCGAAGGCACCGAGCTTGGTACCGGTCTGCTGCCCTATGACGAAATGATCAGGGCGGTGCGCCCGGAAGAACGCGGCATTCACCGGATCGTCGAGCACTGGCTGACCTGGCAGGACGATTTCGAGAAAACCGTCACGGCGGAAAATCGCTGGAACGCCTACAATCTCGCCTTCATGCGACAAAGGGATGAGGCACTTGGCAAGCAATGA
- a CDS encoding TRAP transporter large permease, which yields MLTVFAISFVVILGLGVPISIGLGASAMVYVLMQEDLSLTMLIQTTFGGMSSFPLLAIPLFMLSGNLMNEGGLTKDLVRFAKLVMGHISGGLGLATILASAIFAAISGSAVATAVAIGMVMIPAMKEAGYDEEVGAAVTATASCMGPIIPPSIPFIMYGVIANVSIGALFLGGVIPGLMLGAFLAIYMYLVAKKRNYPREPQASLKEVALGAWQALPALLMPVIIMGGILGGAFTPTEAAGVVAVYALLVGVFFYRKIHWRRLPDILLNSGLESAMVMLLLGLSEPFSWIIASEEIPQLIINAIGTISTSPIIVLFLINILLILVGIPLETAPAITIVTPVIAPIAAQLGIDPIHLGIVVCFNLVLGLITPPVGAVLFSICSIADMRLEKLAKGIWPPFFISLLVLGLITYIPSLTTYLPHLIMK from the coding sequence ATGCTGACCGTATTCGCCATCAGTTTCGTCGTCATCCTCGGGCTCGGCGTTCCCATCTCGATCGGCCTTGGTGCCTCGGCAATGGTTTATGTGCTGATGCAGGAAGACCTGTCGCTGACCATGCTGATCCAGACCACCTTCGGCGGCATGTCCTCGTTTCCCTTGCTCGCCATCCCGCTCTTCATGCTCTCCGGCAACCTGATGAACGAGGGCGGACTGACCAAGGATCTCGTCCGCTTCGCCAAGCTCGTCATGGGCCATATCAGCGGCGGCCTCGGGCTCGCGACGATTCTCGCCAGCGCCATCTTCGCAGCGATCTCCGGCTCGGCCGTCGCCACCGCCGTCGCCATCGGCATGGTCATGATCCCGGCCATGAAGGAAGCCGGCTACGACGAGGAAGTCGGCGCCGCCGTCACCGCCACCGCCTCGTGCATGGGTCCGATCATCCCGCCGAGTATCCCGTTCATCATGTACGGCGTCATCGCCAACGTCTCGATCGGCGCGCTCTTTCTCGGCGGCGTCATTCCCGGCTTGATGCTCGGGGCATTCCTGGCGATCTACATGTATCTCGTCGCCAAGAAACGCAACTACCCGCGCGAGCCGCAGGCCTCGCTCAAGGAAGTGGCGCTGGGCGCCTGGCAGGCGCTGCCGGCGCTGCTGATGCCGGTGATCATCATGGGCGGGATCCTCGGCGGCGCCTTCACCCCGACCGAAGCCGCCGGCGTCGTCGCCGTCTATGCCTTGCTCGTCGGCGTCTTTTTCTACCGCAAGATCCACTGGCGCCGGCTACCGGACATCCTGCTCAACTCGGGTCTGGAATCGGCGATGGTGATGCTGCTGCTTGGCCTCTCCGAACCCTTCTCGTGGATCATCGCCTCGGAAGAGATCCCGCAACTCATCATCAATGCCATCGGCACCATCAGCACCTCGCCGATCATCGTGCTCTTCCTCATCAACATCCTGCTGATCCTCGTCGGCATCCCGCTTGAGACCGCGCCGGCGATCACCATCGTCACGCCGGTCATCGCGCCGATCGCCGCTCAACTCGGCATCGACCCGATCCACCTCGGCATCGTCGTCTGCTTCAACCTCGTGCTCGGACTGATCACACCGCCAGTCGGCGCCGTGCTCTTCTCGATATGCAGCATCGCCGACATGCGCCTGGAAAAACTTGCCAAGGGCATCTGGCCGCCCTTCTTCATATCGCTGCTGGTACTGGGCCTGATCACGTACATCCCGTCGCTGACGACCTATCTGCCGCACCTGATCATGAAATAG
- a CDS encoding TRAP transporter substrate-binding protein: MKRTLAMALMVMSTVAFAADDFKATYKLTMTQTAQHPYGVGAQKLADIVKERTNGRIQIKPFNDSVLAKGEREMLEGLQQGTIDIYVGSTGPVGNFSPSMLIVDIPFLFRDNAHVDKVLDGPIGKQLLADVDKSGFKGLAFWENGWRHLTNNKVAAKTPDEAKGLKIRTMENKAHILAFKTAGLNPTPMAYSEVYSALQVGVIDGQENPVAVFYASKLYETQKYFALTGHVYSPALVLFSQKKWDRIPKDDQEIIAKAAQEVALFERKLNRDDEEKKLKEMEGKGLVVVRDVNKPAWQKSMQPAFDEFAKQFGKDKIDAIINTK, encoded by the coding sequence ATGAAACGAACACTCGCAATGGCTTTGATGGTGATGTCGACAGTCGCGTTTGCCGCCGATGACTTCAAGGCAACCTACAAACTGACGATGACGCAGACGGCGCAGCACCCGTACGGCGTCGGCGCGCAAAAACTTGCCGATATCGTCAAGGAACGGACCAACGGTCGCATCCAGATCAAGCCGTTCAACGATAGCGTGCTTGCCAAGGGCGAACGCGAAATGCTCGAAGGCCTGCAACAGGGCACGATCGACATTTACGTCGGCTCGACCGGCCCGGTCGGCAACTTCAGCCCCTCGATGCTGATCGTCGACATCCCCTTCCTGTTCCGCGACAACGCGCACGTCGACAAGGTGCTCGACGGCCCGATCGGCAAGCAACTCCTGGCCGACGTGGACAAATCCGGCTTCAAGGGCCTGGCCTTCTGGGAAAACGGCTGGCGCCACCTGACCAACAACAAGGTCGCCGCCAAGACGCCGGATGAAGCCAAGGGACTCAAGATCCGCACAATGGAAAACAAGGCGCACATCCTCGCCTTCAAGACGGCCGGCCTGAACCCGACGCCGATGGCCTACAGCGAAGTGTACTCGGCACTGCAAGTCGGCGTCATCGACGGCCAGGAAAACCCGGTCGCCGTGTTCTACGCCTCGAAACTCTATGAGACGCAGAAATACTTCGCGCTGACCGGCCACGTCTATTCGCCGGCGCTGGTGCTGTTCAGCCAGAAGAAGTGGGATCGCATCCCCAAGGATGACCAGGAAATCATCGCCAAGGCCGCGCAGGAAGTGGCGCTGTTCGAGCGCAAGCTCAACCGCGACGACGAAGAGAAGAAACTCAAGGAAATGGAAGGCAAGGGCCTCGTCGTGGTGCGCGACGTCAACAAGCCCGCATGGCAGAAATCGATGCAACCGGCATTCGACGAATTCGCCAAGCAGTTCGGCAAAGACAAGATCGACGCCATCATCAACACCAAGTAA
- a CDS encoding FadR/GntR family transcriptional regulator: MASNDTDGGKPHELAAFLASKPNDSSVDFVVNSIKELLLTQKVMPGDRLPSETELCKLLSVSRGSVREAMKILSALGIVDIRRGDGTYISTGGGKVVFDPLLFSLIVSRPRFAELKELRVILEKNVARLAARNADDEDIARLRSCVERTEALRSSEQRDYDALLALDLEFHETLGRAAKNGPLETIYGFVMQYFRPYIAQSLKKQKTFSRESAEAHREILDAIARRDHTSAETAVEDSNEIWESLVLKN; this comes from the coding sequence TTGGCAAGCAATGACACCGACGGCGGGAAGCCCCATGAACTGGCGGCATTTCTCGCGTCCAAACCGAACGACTCTTCGGTCGACTTCGTCGTCAACAGCATCAAGGAACTGCTGCTGACGCAAAAGGTCATGCCGGGCGACCGGCTGCCGTCCGAAACAGAACTCTGCAAGCTGTTGTCCGTCAGCCGCGGGTCGGTGCGCGAAGCGATGAAAATCCTTTCGGCACTGGGCATCGTCGACATCCGGCGCGGCGACGGCACCTACATCTCGACCGGCGGCGGCAAGGTCGTCTTCGACCCGCTGCTCTTCAGCCTGATCGTCTCGCGCCCCCGCTTTGCCGAACTCAAGGAGCTGCGCGTCATCCTCGAAAAGAACGTGGCGCGCCTGGCGGCCCGCAACGCCGATGACGAAGACATCGCCCGGCTAAGAAGCTGCGTCGAACGAACGGAAGCGCTGCGTTCAAGCGAACAACGCGATTACGACGCGCTGCTGGCGCTCGACCTCGAATTCCACGAAACGCTCGGACGCGCCGCAAAAAACGGCCCGCTCGAAACCATCTACGGATTCGTCATGCAGTATTTCCGGCCCTACATCGCCCAGAGCCTGAAAAAGCAGAAGACGTTCAGCCGCGAATCGGCCGAGGCACACCGCGAGATTCTCGACGCCATCGCGCGGCGGGATCACACCAGCGCCGAAACGGCCGTCGAAGACTCCAACGAAATCTGGGAATCGCTGGTCCTCAAGAACTGA
- a CDS encoding secondary thiamine-phosphate synthase enzyme YjbQ yields the protein MAWQETLEIATRGRGTLEITGDVAGIVSNTGIDCGIAHVFVQHTSCSVMLTENADPSVRHDLETLARRWAPDGDPAYRHADEGDDDMAAHGRTLIAGSSVTVPVSRGQLALGTWQGIYLWEHRSRPHRRRVVVTITG from the coding sequence ATGGCCTGGCAGGAGACGCTGGAGATCGCCACGCGCGGACGCGGCACGCTGGAGATCACCGGCGATGTTGCCGGCATCGTCAGCAACACAGGAATCGACTGCGGCATCGCCCACGTCTTCGTGCAACACACCAGCTGCTCGGTCATGCTGACCGAAAACGCCGACCCATCGGTGCGCCACGACCTCGAAACGCTGGCGCGGCGCTGGGCGCCCGACGGCGACCCGGCCTACCGGCATGCCGACGAAGGTGATGACGACATGGCCGCGCATGGCCGAACGCTGATCGCCGGCAGTTCCGTCACCGTGCCGGTCAGCCGCGGCCAGCTCGCGCTCGGCACCTGGCAGGGCATCTACCTGTGGGAACACCGCAGCCGCCCGCACCGCCGCCGCGTCGTTGTCACCATCACCGGATAA
- a CDS encoding TRAP transporter small permease, translating to MQFLRQFNAIALKIAGWSVIVAMAVIAIIVPYEVFGRYVLGNMSMWSNELTQYSLVWASMLGGAVGLKRGYQVGITSLPDSLSPAGARVVKAISFVIVLIFVALLSYYGFDQMWMNRNQTSSTMGIPMSIPYSALPIGFVLMFFVTMEQLVDLLTDAPKEEK from the coding sequence ATGCAGTTTCTGCGGCAATTCAATGCCATCGCGCTGAAAATCGCGGGATGGAGCGTCATCGTGGCGATGGCCGTCATCGCCATCATCGTTCCGTATGAAGTCTTCGGCCGATACGTGCTCGGCAACATGTCGATGTGGTCCAACGAGCTGACCCAATACTCGCTCGTCTGGGCCTCGATGCTGGGCGGTGCCGTCGGCCTGAAACGCGGTTACCAGGTTGGCATCACCTCGTTACCTGACAGTCTGTCTCCGGCCGGCGCCCGCGTCGTCAAGGCCATCTCATTCGTCATCGTCCTGATCTTCGTGGCCCTGCTGAGCTATTACGGCTTCGACCAGATGTGGATGAACCGCAACCAGACCTCATCGACGATGGGCATTCCGATGAGCATTCCCTACTCGGCCCTGCCGATCGGCTTCGTGCTGATGTTCTTTGTCACCATGGAGCAACTCGTCGATCTGCTGACAGACGCGCCGAAAGAGGAGAAATAG
- a CDS encoding phosphogluconate dehydrogenase C-terminal domain-containing protein, with product MSGKIVVSVIGAGGKMGTRVTNNLAKHPEAVELLFCENSEAGIAAIKARGFSTVPAETAVPRADIVVLAIPDVLIKKVSVGIVNVMRPGATLIILDPAAAVAKELALRDDCTFVVAHPCHPSWFNDQDTPEARQDFFGGIAGKQDIVMARIQGDESRFDDARKISEWMFAPVGKSFVMGLRDIAFLEPTLVEILGASTLYAMAETVNEAERRGISRDAAVSFLTGHISILSAVFLGKMGNVQVSDACKVAVGLGNRLVLRDDWRRIWDDDVLDKAIATMLNPEDPKI from the coding sequence ATGAGTGGCAAGATCGTCGTCAGCGTCATCGGCGCCGGCGGGAAAATGGGCACACGCGTCACCAACAACCTGGCCAAGCATCCGGAAGCAGTCGAACTCCTCTTCTGCGAAAACTCGGAAGCCGGCATCGCCGCGATCAAGGCACGCGGCTTTTCGACGGTACCGGCCGAAACGGCGGTACCGCGCGCCGACATCGTCGTCCTCGCCATCCCCGACGTGCTCATCAAGAAGGTCTCGGTCGGCATCGTGAACGTGATGCGGCCCGGCGCCACACTGATCATCCTCGATCCGGCCGCTGCCGTCGCCAAGGAACTCGCCCTGCGCGACGACTGTACCTTCGTCGTCGCCCACCCCTGCCACCCTTCCTGGTTCAACGACCAGGACACGCCGGAAGCCCGCCAGGACTTCTTCGGCGGCATCGCCGGCAAGCAGGATATCGTCATGGCGCGGATCCAGGGCGACGAAAGCCGCTTCGACGACGCCCGCAAAATCAGCGAATGGATGTTCGCGCCAGTCGGCAAGAGCTTCGTCATGGGCCTCCGCGACATCGCCTTCCTCGAACCGACCCTGGTCGAGATTCTCGGCGCCTCGACGCTCTACGCCATGGCGGAAACGGTCAACGAAGCCGAACGTCGCGGCATCTCTCGCGACGCCGCGGTGTCCTTCCTGACCGGCCACATCAGCATCCTGTCGGCGGTCTTCCTCGGCAAGATGGGCAACGTCCAGGTCTCCGACGCCTGCAAGGTCGCGGTCGGACTCGGCAACCGCCTCGTCCTGCGCGACGACTGGAGACGTATCTGGGATGACGATGTCCTTGACAAGGCGATCGCCACGATGCTCAATCCGGAAGATCCTAAGATTTAG
- the coaBC gene encoding bifunctional phosphopantothenoylcysteine decarboxylase/phosphopantothenate--cysteine ligase CoaBC — protein sequence MELKGKRIALGITGGIAAYKAAELVRLLIKQGATVQVAMTDAAMRFITPLTFQALTGRHVFTDPWDVQSGNGMAHINLSRESDLLLIAPASADTLAKIAHGIADTLLTTLTLARNCPLLVAPAMNREMWANPATQRNIATLRADGVGILGPASGEQACGEIGEGRMLEPEDILEAVIAHFQPKHLAGRKVLLTAGPTFEALDPVRGITNLSSGKMGFAIARAARDAGAEVTLVCGPVSQPTPTGIARVDVTSAQDMYQAVMQRIGAQDVFIGVAAVADYQPAAAAEHKIKKEDGAPPTITLVRTPDILAEVAALPAAPLCVGFAAESRNLAEYAERKRRSKKIPLIVGNLIQDGFGGDSNAVTLFDDCGETPLPPGSKLELARALVERIALLLGPA from the coding sequence ATGGAATTGAAAGGAAAACGCATCGCCCTCGGCATCACCGGCGGTATCGCCGCCTATAAAGCCGCGGAACTCGTCCGCCTGCTCATCAAACAGGGCGCGACGGTACAGGTGGCCATGACCGATGCCGCCATGCGCTTCATCACGCCGCTGACCTTCCAGGCGCTGACCGGCCGGCATGTTTTCACCGATCCCTGGGATGTCCAGTCCGGCAACGGCATGGCGCATATCAACTTGTCGCGCGAATCCGACCTGCTGCTGATCGCGCCGGCCTCGGCCGACACTTTGGCCAAGATCGCCCACGGCATCGCCGACACGCTGCTGACGACGCTGACGCTGGCGCGCAACTGTCCGCTGCTCGTCGCCCCGGCAATGAACCGCGAGATGTGGGCCAACCCGGCGACGCAACGCAACATCGCGACGCTGCGTGCCGACGGCGTTGGCATCCTCGGCCCGGCCAGCGGCGAACAGGCCTGTGGCGAAATCGGCGAAGGCCGCATGCTCGAACCCGAAGACATCCTCGAGGCGGTGATCGCCCACTTCCAGCCCAAGCACCTTGCCGGCAGGAAAGTGCTGCTCACCGCCGGCCCGACCTTCGAGGCGCTCGACCCCGTGCGCGGCATCACCAACCTTTCCAGCGGCAAGATGGGCTTCGCCATCGCCCGCGCCGCCCGCGACGCCGGCGCCGAGGTAACGCTTGTCTGCGGCCCTGTCAGTCAGCCGACGCCGACCGGCATCGCCCGTGTCGACGTCACCAGCGCACAGGACATGTACCAGGCGGTGATGCAGCGCATCGGCGCCCAGGACGTCTTCATCGGCGTCGCCGCCGTCGCCGACTACCAACCGGCCGCAGCGGCCGAGCACAAGATCAAGAAGGAAGACGGCGCCCCGCCGACGATCACGCTGGTGCGTACGCCCGACATCCTCGCCGAAGTCGCCGCCTTGCCCGCGGCCCCGCTTTGCGTCGGCTTTGCCGCCGAAAGCCGCAACCTCGCCGAATATGCCGAGCGCAAACGGCGCAGCAAGAAAATCCCGCTGATCGTCGGCAACCTGATCCAGGACGGTTTCGGCGGCGACAGCAATGCCGTCACGCTGTTCGACGACTGCGGCGAAACGCCGCTGCCGCCGGGCAGCAAGCTCGAACTGGCGCGCGCGCTCGTCGAGCGCATCGCCCTCTTGCTCGGACCGGCCTGA
- a CDS encoding TolC family protein, with translation MKGFSMLLHGNLAVVRPMWRTTRLWLGAAVAIALPHTPVFAASPLTLESAWQLAETANPGLRSAQANLAAAEGQRADTRGLFWNNPQLSTDRTRRDVPQAGLASERQRDWSAGISQTFEIAGQHGYRRDAADSDLVALQTTLQETRRQVRADIEQRFVQVLALQQRIEAETDALRLLDDASTAVQKRVKAGEDSRLDGNLTLVEAERGRNQLEALRESLTDARAELASALQLSSDQLPEVVGELMPKPGSYTLDQLLEAVHSRPQLRALALREEAAAQRLKLERASVYPDVTVGMSTGREGPLDAREKVVTVSVSLPLPLFRRNAGGIGRATTDWTQAQIERQTASRDIPAQVRALWIKTASLQQRVKRLQETVQARLDQNQLLSTKSYRAGEIGLLQLLLVNRQVLEGRRDLIDARSELRQATIKLEATAGWPNQEVSR, from the coding sequence TTGAAAGGTTTTTCCATGTTGTTACACGGCAATTTGGCCGTGGTCCGCCCGATGTGGCGTACCACGCGCTTGTGGCTGGGCGCGGCGGTTGCGATCGCCCTTCCGCATACCCCTGTCTTTGCGGCCAGTCCGCTGACGCTTGAGTCGGCGTGGCAACTCGCCGAAACGGCGAATCCGGGCCTGCGTTCCGCCCAGGCAAATCTTGCAGCAGCCGAAGGGCAGCGCGCCGACACGCGCGGACTGTTTTGGAACAATCCACAACTTTCGACCGATCGCACACGTCGAGACGTGCCGCAAGCCGGTCTAGCCAGCGAGCGGCAGCGAGACTGGAGCGCTGGAATCTCCCAGACGTTCGAAATCGCTGGACAGCACGGTTACCGGCGAGATGCTGCCGATAGCGATCTGGTTGCGTTGCAAACGACCTTGCAGGAAACGCGCCGCCAGGTACGCGCTGACATCGAACAACGCTTCGTCCAGGTGCTTGCGCTACAGCAGCGGATCGAGGCCGAGACGGATGCCCTCCGCTTGCTTGACGATGCGTCGACGGCGGTCCAAAAACGCGTAAAAGCAGGCGAAGACAGCCGTCTGGATGGCAACCTCACTCTGGTTGAGGCAGAGCGTGGCAGAAACCAACTTGAAGCCCTGCGCGAAAGCCTGACTGATGCCCGAGCCGAATTGGCCAGCGCCCTGCAATTGTCGTCGGATCAATTGCCTGAGGTCGTCGGCGAACTGATGCCCAAACCCGGCAGCTACACGCTGGATCAGTTGCTCGAAGCGGTGCACAGTCGCCCCCAACTTCGGGCGCTGGCGCTGCGTGAGGAGGCTGCCGCACAACGCCTCAAGTTGGAACGCGCATCGGTCTATCCCGACGTCACAGTCGGCATGAGCACGGGGCGTGAAGGCCCTCTGGATGCACGCGAGAAAGTGGTGACCGTATCCGTTTCCTTGCCTTTGCCACTCTTTCGACGCAATGCAGGCGGAATCGGCAGGGCCACGACCGACTGGACACAGGCCCAGATCGAGCGCCAGACAGCCAGCCGCGATATTCCCGCGCAGGTTCGGGCGCTCTGGATTAAAACGGCAAGCCTGCAACAACGCGTCAAACGGTTGCAGGAGACGGTCCAGGCGCGCCTCGACCAAAACCAGCTGTTGTCCACCAAGTCCTATCGGGCCGGCGAGATTGGCTTGCTGCAATTGCTGCTCGTCAATCGCCAAGTCCTCGAAGGGCGCCGCGACCTGATCGATGCCCGCAGCGAACTACGTCAAGCGACGATCAAGCTTGAAGCGACTGCCGGCTGGCCAAACCAGGAGGTCTCGCGATGA
- a CDS encoding TIGR00730 family Rossman fold protein: protein MKQVCVFCGSNAGNKPEYLRAADTVGATLARRGIGLVYGAGNIGLMGAVADACLAAGGEVTGIIPQALMGKEVAGRPVDHKTLTRCEVVDSMHTRKARMAELSDGFIALPGGFGTFEELCEILTWSQLGFHGKPVGLLNIAGFYDPLLALFDRAVEDGFLHPKNRAMALVDTDIDALIERMASYRADPVTKWLKDARSV, encoded by the coding sequence ATGAAACAAGTCTGCGTCTTCTGCGGCTCCAATGCCGGCAACAAACCCGAATACCTGCGCGCCGCTGACACCGTCGGCGCCACCCTCGCCCGGCGCGGCATCGGCCTCGTCTATGGCGCCGGCAATATCGGCCTCATGGGCGCGGTCGCCGATGCCTGTCTCGCCGCCGGCGGCGAAGTCACCGGCATCATCCCGCAAGCGTTGATGGGCAAGGAAGTCGCCGGCCGACCGGTCGACCACAAGACGCTGACGCGCTGCGAAGTCGTCGATTCGATGCACACCCGCAAAGCGCGCATGGCCGAACTCTCCGACGGTTTCATCGCCCTGCCCGGCGGCTTCGGCACCTTCGAGGAACTCTGCGAGATCCTCACCTGGAGCCAGCTCGGCTTTCACGGAAAGCCGGTCGGCCTGCTCAACATCGCCGGCTTCTACGATCCGCTGCTGGCACTCTTCGACCGCGCCGTCGAGGACGGCTTCCTGCATCCGAAGAACCGCGCCATGGCGCTCGTCGACACCGACATCGACGCCCTGATCGAGCGCATGGCCAGCTACCGTGCCGACCCCGTCACCAAGTGGCTGAAGGACGCCAGGAGCGTCTGA
- the dut gene encoding dUTP diphosphatase has translation MHRIDVRLLDHRLKETPPHYATAGSAGLDLRACIEGPLKLNPGETQLIPTGLAIHLEDPGLAAIILPRSGLGHKHGIVLGNLVGLIDSDYQGEIMVSAWNRGKDAFTINPLDRIAQLVVIPVLQVAFDVVDEFDASTRGVGGFGSTGKG, from the coding sequence ATGCATCGTATCGACGTCCGCCTCCTCGACCATCGTCTCAAGGAAACGCCGCCGCACTACGCCACGGCGGGCTCCGCCGGCCTTGACCTGCGCGCCTGCATCGAAGGCCCACTCAAGCTCAATCCGGGCGAAACGCAGTTGATCCCGACCGGGCTCGCCATCCACCTCGAAGACCCCGGTCTCGCCGCCATCATCCTGCCGCGCTCGGGCCTCGGCCACAAACACGGCATCGTGCTCGGCAATCTCGTCGGCCTGATCGACTCCGACTACCAGGGCGAGATCATGGTTTCGGCCTGGAATCGCGGCAAGGACGCCTTCACCATCAACCCGCTCGATCGCATCGCCCAGCTCGTCGTCATTCCGGTACTCCAGGTCGCCTTCGACGTCGTCGACGAATTCGACGCCAGCACGCGCGGCGTCGGCGGTTTCGGCAGCACCGGCAAGGGCTGA
- a CDS encoding Cd(II)/Pb(II)-responsive transcriptional regulator, whose amino-acid sequence MRIGELAQRGGCDVETVRFYEREGLIDSPLRESNGYRNYANTHLAQLNFIRHCRSLGMGLAEVRTLRHFQADPNLACDDINQLIDAQIVRIHEQLESLRQLEQQLHALRDTCHRRQTVSECGILRTLEQAADGEGCACHGESKSK is encoded by the coding sequence ATGAGAATTGGTGAACTAGCGCAACGCGGTGGTTGCGATGTTGAAACTGTTCGTTTCTATGAGCGTGAAGGACTGATCGATTCGCCTCTGCGCGAAAGCAACGGCTATCGAAACTATGCCAACACACATCTGGCCCAACTCAACTTCATCCGTCACTGCCGTTCATTGGGGATGGGCTTGGCAGAAGTGCGCACACTCCGTCACTTTCAGGCCGATCCAAATCTCGCCTGCGATGACATCAACCAACTCATCGATGCTCAGATTGTTCGCATTCACGAACAGCTTGAGTCATTGCGACAGCTTGAACAGCAGCTTCATGCGCTACGCGATACTTGTCACAGGCGGCAGACCGTGAGCGAATGCGGCATCCTGCGCACGTTGGAACAGGCTGCTGATGGAGAGGGGTGTGCTTGCCACGGAGAGAGTAAGAGCAAATGA